One genomic segment of Tursiops truncatus isolate mTurTru1 chromosome 11, mTurTru1.mat.Y, whole genome shotgun sequence includes these proteins:
- the GLS2 gene encoding glutaminase liver isoform, mitochondrial isoform X1 yields the protein MRSIKALQNALSGAGSYCRRGGWGHLSRSPLLGGGVWHHLSEAAAQGRETPHSHQPQHQDHDSSESGMLSRLGDLLFYTIAEGQERIPIHKFTTALKATGLQTSDPRLRDCMSQMRRMVRETSSGGLLDRDLFRKCVSRNIVLLTQAFRKKFVIPDFEEFTSHVDRIFEDAKELTGGKVAAYIPQLAKSNPDLWGVSLCTVDGQRHSVGHTKIPFCLQSCVKPLTYAISISTLGTDYVHKFVGKEPSGLRYNKLSLNEEGIPHNPMVNAGAIVVSSLIKMDCNKAEKFDFVLQYLNKMAGNEYMGFSNATFQSEKETGDRNYAIGYYLKEKKCFPKGVDMMAALDLYFQLCSVEVTCESGSVMAATLANGGICPITGESVLSAEAVRNTLSLMHSCGMYDLSGQFAFHVGLPAKSAVSGAILLVVPNIMGMMCLSPPLDKLGNSYRGVSFCQKLVSLFNFHNYDNLRHCARKLDPRREGGEVRNKTVVNLLFAAYSGDVSALRRFALSAMDMEQKDYDSRTALHVAAAEGHTEVVKFLIEACKVNPFVKDRWGNIPLDDAVQFNHLEVVKLLQDYQDSYTPSETQAEATAEALSKENLESMV from the exons TGATTCGTCAGAGAGTGGCATGCTGTCCCGTCTGGGTGATCTGCTCTTCTACACTATTGCTGAGGGACAGGAACGAATCCCTATCCACAAGTTCACTACT GCACTGAAGGCCACTGGACTGCAGACGTCAGATCCCCGGCTCCGGGACTGCATGAGCCAGATGCGCCGCATGGTTCGAGAGACCAGCAGTGGTGGCCTCTTGGACCGAGATCTCTTCCGAAA GTGTGTGAGCAGGAACATTGTGCTCCTGACCCAGGCATTCCGAAAGAAGTTCGTCATTCCTGATTTTGAGGAGTTCACGAGCCATGTGGACCGCATCTTTGAGGATGCCAAAGAGCTCACTGGAGGCAAA GTGGCGGCCTACATCCCTCAGCTGGCCAAGTCAAATCCAGATCTGTGGGGCGTCTCCCTGTGCACTGTGGACGGTCAGCG GCACTCCGTGGGCCACACAAAGATCCCCTTCTGCCTGCAGTCCTGTGTGAAGCCCCTCACCTATGCCATCTCCATAAGCACCCTAGGCACTGACTACGTGCACAAGTTCGTGGGCAAGGAGCCCAGCGGCCTGCGCTACAATAAGCTCTCCCTCAATGAGGAAG GAATCCCCCATAACCCCATGGTCAATGCTGGTGCCATTGTTGTGAGCTCCCTGATCAAG ATGGACTGTAACAAAGCAGAGAAGTTTGATTTT gtctTGCAGTATCTGAATAAAATGGCTGGGAATGAATACATGGGTTTCAGCAATGCCAC ATTCcagtcagagaaggaaacaggGGATCGGAATTATGCCATCGGCTATTATCTAAAGGAAAAGAAG TGCTTTCCTAAAGGGGTGGACATGATGGCTGCCCTGGATCTCTACTTCCAG CTGTGCTCCGTGGAGGTGACCTGTGAATCAGGCAGTGTCATGGCAGCCACCCTGGCCAATGGCGGGATCTGCCCCATCACAGGCGAGAGCGTGCTGAGCGCTGAAGCAGTGCGCAACACCCTCAGCCTCATGCACTCCTGCGGCATGTATGACCTCTCGGGCCAGTTTGCTTTCCAT GTGGGCCTGCCAGCCAAGTCAGCTGTGTCAGGAGCCATCCTCCTGGTGGTGCCCAATATCATGGGAATGATGTGTCTATCACCTCCCCTGGACAAGCTGGGGAACAGCTATAGGGGTGTCAGCTTCTGCCAA AAGTTGGTATCTCTCTTCAATTTCCACAACTATGACAACCTGAGGCACTGCGCTCGGAAATTAGACCCACGGCGTGAAGGAGGAGAAGTTCGG AACAAAACTGTGGTGAACCTGTTATTTGCTGCCTATAGTGGAGATGTCTCAGCTCTTCGAAG GTTTGCCTTGTCAGCCATGGACATGGAACAGAAAGACTATGACTCCCGCACAGCCCTGCATGTTGCTGCAGCTGAAG GACACACTGAAGTTGTTAAATTCCTTATTGAGGCTTGCAAAGTGAATCCTTTTGTCAAGGACAG GTGGGGCAACATCCCCCTGGATGATGCTGTGCAGTTCAACCACCTGGAGGTGGTTAAACTGCTCCAAGATTACCAGGACTCATACACACCATCTGAGACTCAGGCTGAAGCAACAGCTGAGGCCCTGTCCAAAGAGAACTTAGAGAGCATGGTGTGA
- the GLS2 gene encoding glutaminase liver isoform, mitochondrial isoform X2, with protein sequence MLSRLGDLLFYTIAEGQERIPIHKFTTALKATGLQTSDPRLRDCMSQMRRMVRETSSGGLLDRDLFRKCVSRNIVLLTQAFRKKFVIPDFEEFTSHVDRIFEDAKELTGGKVAAYIPQLAKSNPDLWGVSLCTVDGQRHSVGHTKIPFCLQSCVKPLTYAISISTLGTDYVHKFVGKEPSGLRYNKLSLNEEGIPHNPMVNAGAIVVSSLIKMDCNKAEKFDFVLQYLNKMAGNEYMGFSNATFQSEKETGDRNYAIGYYLKEKKCFPKGVDMMAALDLYFQLCSVEVTCESGSVMAATLANGGICPITGESVLSAEAVRNTLSLMHSCGMYDLSGQFAFHVGLPAKSAVSGAILLVVPNIMGMMCLSPPLDKLGNSYRGVSFCQKLVSLFNFHNYDNLRHCARKLDPRREGGEVRNKTVVNLLFAAYSGDVSALRRFALSAMDMEQKDYDSRTALHVAAAEGHTEVVKFLIEACKVNPFVKDRWGNIPLDDAVQFNHLEVVKLLQDYQDSYTPSETQAEATAEALSKENLESMV encoded by the exons ATGCTGTCCCGTCTGGGTGATCTGCTCTTCTACACTATTGCTGAGGGACAGGAACGAATCCCTATCCACAAGTTCACTACT GCACTGAAGGCCACTGGACTGCAGACGTCAGATCCCCGGCTCCGGGACTGCATGAGCCAGATGCGCCGCATGGTTCGAGAGACCAGCAGTGGTGGCCTCTTGGACCGAGATCTCTTCCGAAA GTGTGTGAGCAGGAACATTGTGCTCCTGACCCAGGCATTCCGAAAGAAGTTCGTCATTCCTGATTTTGAGGAGTTCACGAGCCATGTGGACCGCATCTTTGAGGATGCCAAAGAGCTCACTGGAGGCAAA GTGGCGGCCTACATCCCTCAGCTGGCCAAGTCAAATCCAGATCTGTGGGGCGTCTCCCTGTGCACTGTGGACGGTCAGCG GCACTCCGTGGGCCACACAAAGATCCCCTTCTGCCTGCAGTCCTGTGTGAAGCCCCTCACCTATGCCATCTCCATAAGCACCCTAGGCACTGACTACGTGCACAAGTTCGTGGGCAAGGAGCCCAGCGGCCTGCGCTACAATAAGCTCTCCCTCAATGAGGAAG GAATCCCCCATAACCCCATGGTCAATGCTGGTGCCATTGTTGTGAGCTCCCTGATCAAG ATGGACTGTAACAAAGCAGAGAAGTTTGATTTT gtctTGCAGTATCTGAATAAAATGGCTGGGAATGAATACATGGGTTTCAGCAATGCCAC ATTCcagtcagagaaggaaacaggGGATCGGAATTATGCCATCGGCTATTATCTAAAGGAAAAGAAG TGCTTTCCTAAAGGGGTGGACATGATGGCTGCCCTGGATCTCTACTTCCAG CTGTGCTCCGTGGAGGTGACCTGTGAATCAGGCAGTGTCATGGCAGCCACCCTGGCCAATGGCGGGATCTGCCCCATCACAGGCGAGAGCGTGCTGAGCGCTGAAGCAGTGCGCAACACCCTCAGCCTCATGCACTCCTGCGGCATGTATGACCTCTCGGGCCAGTTTGCTTTCCAT GTGGGCCTGCCAGCCAAGTCAGCTGTGTCAGGAGCCATCCTCCTGGTGGTGCCCAATATCATGGGAATGATGTGTCTATCACCTCCCCTGGACAAGCTGGGGAACAGCTATAGGGGTGTCAGCTTCTGCCAA AAGTTGGTATCTCTCTTCAATTTCCACAACTATGACAACCTGAGGCACTGCGCTCGGAAATTAGACCCACGGCGTGAAGGAGGAGAAGTTCGG AACAAAACTGTGGTGAACCTGTTATTTGCTGCCTATAGTGGAGATGTCTCAGCTCTTCGAAG GTTTGCCTTGTCAGCCATGGACATGGAACAGAAAGACTATGACTCCCGCACAGCCCTGCATGTTGCTGCAGCTGAAG GACACACTGAAGTTGTTAAATTCCTTATTGAGGCTTGCAAAGTGAATCCTTTTGTCAAGGACAG GTGGGGCAACATCCCCCTGGATGATGCTGTGCAGTTCAACCACCTGGAGGTGGTTAAACTGCTCCAAGATTACCAGGACTCATACACACCATCTGAGACTCAGGCTGAAGCAACAGCTGAGGCCCTGTCCAAAGAGAACTTAGAGAGCATGGTGTGA
- the GLS2 gene encoding glutaminase liver isoform, mitochondrial isoform X3, with product MWTASLRMPKSSLEAKWRPTSLSWPSQIQICGASPCALWTVSGIPHNPMVNAGAIVVSSLIKMDCNKAEKFDFVLQYLNKMAGNEYMGFSNATFQSEKETGDRNYAIGYYLKEKKCFPKGVDMMAALDLYFQLCSVEVTCESGSVMAATLANGGICPITGESVLSAEAVRNTLSLMHSCGMYDLSGQFAFHVGLPAKSAVSGAILLVVPNIMGMMCLSPPLDKLGNSYRGVSFCQKLVSLFNFHNYDNLRHCARKLDPRREGGEVRNKTVVNLLFAAYSGDVSALRRFALSAMDMEQKDYDSRTALHVAAAEGHTEVVKFLIEACKVNPFVKDRWGNIPLDDAVQFNHLEVVKLLQDYQDSYTPSETQAEATAEALSKENLESMV from the exons ATGTGGACCGCATCTTTGAGGATGCCAAAGAGCTCACTGGAGGCAAA GTGGCGGCCTACATCCCTCAGCTGGCCAAGTCAAATCCAGATCTGTGGGGCGTCTCCCTGTGCACTGTGGACGGTCAGCG GAATCCCCCATAACCCCATGGTCAATGCTGGTGCCATTGTTGTGAGCTCCCTGATCAAG ATGGACTGTAACAAAGCAGAGAAGTTTGATTTT gtctTGCAGTATCTGAATAAAATGGCTGGGAATGAATACATGGGTTTCAGCAATGCCAC ATTCcagtcagagaaggaaacaggGGATCGGAATTATGCCATCGGCTATTATCTAAAGGAAAAGAAG TGCTTTCCTAAAGGGGTGGACATGATGGCTGCCCTGGATCTCTACTTCCAG CTGTGCTCCGTGGAGGTGACCTGTGAATCAGGCAGTGTCATGGCAGCCACCCTGGCCAATGGCGGGATCTGCCCCATCACAGGCGAGAGCGTGCTGAGCGCTGAAGCAGTGCGCAACACCCTCAGCCTCATGCACTCCTGCGGCATGTATGACCTCTCGGGCCAGTTTGCTTTCCAT GTGGGCCTGCCAGCCAAGTCAGCTGTGTCAGGAGCCATCCTCCTGGTGGTGCCCAATATCATGGGAATGATGTGTCTATCACCTCCCCTGGACAAGCTGGGGAACAGCTATAGGGGTGTCAGCTTCTGCCAA AAGTTGGTATCTCTCTTCAATTTCCACAACTATGACAACCTGAGGCACTGCGCTCGGAAATTAGACCCACGGCGTGAAGGAGGAGAAGTTCGG AACAAAACTGTGGTGAACCTGTTATTTGCTGCCTATAGTGGAGATGTCTCAGCTCTTCGAAG GTTTGCCTTGTCAGCCATGGACATGGAACAGAAAGACTATGACTCCCGCACAGCCCTGCATGTTGCTGCAGCTGAAG GACACACTGAAGTTGTTAAATTCCTTATTGAGGCTTGCAAAGTGAATCCTTTTGTCAAGGACAG GTGGGGCAACATCCCCCTGGATGATGCTGTGCAGTTCAACCACCTGGAGGTGGTTAAACTGCTCCAAGATTACCAGGACTCATACACACCATCTGAGACTCAGGCTGAAGCAACAGCTGAGGCCCTGTCCAAAGAGAACTTAGAGAGCATGGTGTGA
- the SPRYD4 gene encoding SPRY domain-containing protein 4 has protein sequence MALPFGRSLCLSRWGAKRLGVAAVDARRGVSFKLEEKTAHSSLALFKGDTGVKYGMVGLEPTKLAPNVERFREWAVVLADTAVTSGRHYWEVTVKRSQQFRIGVADVDISRDSCIGVDDRSWVFIYAQRKWHTMLANEKAPIEGIGQPEKVGLLLEYEAQKLSLVDVSRVAVVHTLQTDFQGPVVPAFALWDGELLTHSGLEVPEGL, from the exons ATGGCGCTGCCCTTTGGTCGTTCGCTGTGCTTGAGCCGTTGGGGAGCCAAACGATTGGGGGTTGCCGCCGTAGATGCCCGCAGAG GCGTCAGTttcaaactggaagaaaagaccGCTCACAGCAGCCTGGCACTCTTCAAAGGTGACACAGGTGTCAAATACGGCATGGTGGGATTGGAGCCCACAAAATTGGCCCCGAATGTGGAGCGCTTCCGGGAGTGGGCAGTGGTGCTGGCAGACACAGCGGTTACCAGTGGCAGGCACTACTGGGAGGTGACAGTGAAGCGCTCCCAGCAATTCCGGATAGGAGTGGCAGACGTGGATATTTCCCGGGATAGCTGCATCGGTGTTGACGATCGTTCCTGGGTGTTCATCTATGCTCAGCGCAAGTGGCACACCATGTTGGCCAACGAGAAAGCCCCTATTGAGGGCATTGGGCAGCCAGAGAAGGTGGGGCTGCTGCTGGAGTATGAGGCCCAGAAGCTGAGTCTGGTGGATGTGAGCCGGGTTGCTGTGGTCCACACACTACAGACAGATTTCCAGGGTCCAGTGGTGCCTGCTTTTGCCCTTTGGGATGGAGAGCTGCTGACCCATTCGGGGCTTGAGGTGCCTGAAGGCCTCTAG
- the MIP gene encoding lens fiber major intrinsic protein, giving the protein MWELRSASFWRAISAEFFATLFYVFFGLGASLRWAPGPLHILQVALAFGLALATLVQAVGHISGAHVNPAVTFAFLVGSQMSLLRAFCYMAAQLLGAVAGAAVLYSVTPTAVRGNLALNTLHPGVSVGQATIVEIFLTLQFVLCIFATYDERRNGRLGSVALAVGFSLTLGHLFGMYYTGAGMNPARSFAPAILTRNFTNHWVYWVGPIIGAGLGSLLYDFLLFPRLKSVSERLSILKGARPSESNGQPEGTGEPVELKTQAL; this is encoded by the exons ATGTGGGAACTGCGGTCAGCCTCCTTCTGGAGGGCCATATCTGCTGAGTTCTTTGCCACCCTCTTCTATGTCTTCTTCGGGCTAGGGGCCTCACTGCGTTGGGCCCCTGGACCACTGCATATCTTGCAGGTGGCTTTGGCCTTTGGCCTGGCCCTGGCTACACTGGTGCAGGCTGTGGGCCACATCAGTGGAGCCCATGTCAATCCTGCAGTCACTTTTGCCTTCCTTGTGGGCTCCCAGATGTCCCTGCTCCGTGCCTTCTGCTACATGGCAGCCCAACTCCTGGGGGCCGTGGCTGGGGCTGCCGTGCTGTACAGTGTTACCCCGACTGCCGTCCGAGGAAACCTAGCACTTAACACG TTGCACCCTGGGGTGAGTGTGGGCCAGGCCACCATAGTGGAGATCTTCCTGACGCTCCAGTTCGTGCTCTGCATCTTTGCCACATACGACGAGAGGCGGAATGGCCGCCTGGGCTCCGTGGCCCTGGCCGTTGGCTTCTCCCTCACCCTGGGGCACCTCTTTGGG ATGTATTATACTGGTGCAGGCATGAACCCTGCCCGCTCCTTTGCTCCTGCCATTCTTACCAGAAACTTCACCAACCACTGG GTGTACTGGGTGGGCCCAATCATTGGAGCAGGCCTGGGCAGTCTCCTTTATgactttctcctcttcccccgGCTCAAGAGTGTTTCTGAGAGACTGTCTATTCTCAAGGGTGCCAGGCCCAGTGAATCCAACGGACAACCAGAGGGCACAGGGGAACCTGTTGAACTGAAGACCCAGGCCCTGTAA